From the Paraflavitalea soli genome, the window AATGGCCAGCCCCTGGTCATCGTGCAAAAACAGCAGAAGGCCGGTGTGAACCCTCAAACCCATACTACCATTACCAAATTGACCTATGATGACCTGGGCCGCCTCCTTACCACGAAAAAGGCGGTAAACAGTACCATTAACAGTCAAAATATCAGTAAGCCTGAACAGGTAATAGCCAGCCATGAATATGATGCCCTGGGGCAATTAAAGAAAAAGACCCTTTCGCCCACCGGCGGAGCCGCAGGAGGGCCATTGGAAACCCTTACCTATGATTACAATATCAGGGGATGGATGTTGGGATCTAACCGTAATTATGCCAAAGACAGCAACAGCACTACCAATTACTTTGGGTTTGACCTGGCCTATGATAAAAAGGCCCTCAGTGTCAATGGCGTGTCTGATCCTTATGCTGACAATCTCTTCAATGGCAATATCGCCGGCATGCTCTGGAAAAGCGGCGGCGATAACCCCGTACGCCGTTATGACTTCACTTATGATGCCGTCAACCGGCTTACCAACGCATACTTCAAACAATTTACCGGCAGCACCTTCAACCTCAATGCCGGTATAGACTTCAGCGCCACCGGCCTCAGCTACGATGCCAATGGCAATATCCTCACCATGAACCAGCGGGGCTGGAAACCGGGTGGCAGTGTGGTCATCGACAGCCTCCTGTACAACTACTATGCACATAGCAACAAGCTCCTGAATGTAATTGACCGGGTGAATGATACCGCTACCAAACTGGGCGATTTCCGTGCCTCTGGCCTGTATATGCAAACCCTGCCGGGAGGAAAAACCAATTCCACCGTAGACTACACCTATGAAGCCAATGGTCACCTGGCTAGCGACCGCAATAAGGATATGGAAAACGGCATTGCGTACAACCAGCTTCAGCTGGTGCGCTATGTACAGGTAAAAGCACCGGGCGGCGGCAATAAAGGAGGTATTACCTATACCTACGATGCCTTGGGCAATAAGCTGAAAAAAGAAGTACAGGAAACTGGCAAGCCACTAAAGACAACCCTCTATCTTGGTGGTGCTGTCTATGAAAACGACACCCTGCAGTTCTTAGGTCACGAGGAAGGCAGGCTGCGTTATACCAAGCGAAGGTTTACCAATGGAGACAGTGCCTACCAGTTCCAGTACGACTACTTCCTCAAAGATCACCTGGGTAATGTACGCATGGTGCTGACCGAACAAACCGATACCACCCAATACCTGGCTTCCATGGAAACCGCTTATCGGACCAAAGAGGAGCAGCTTTTTTATAATATTGCTCAAACCGCTGTTGCCAAATCCTCCGTGCCCGGTGGTTACCCCAGCAACCCCAATCCCATTACCAGTCCCAATGATATCGTAGCTAAAGTGAGTGCCGATGGCAACAAAATAGGCCCCGCCATCGTGCTGAAGGTAATGAGCGGCGATAAGGTGGATGTTTCGGTATCCCATTTTTACAGCAGTGTCGGCAGCTACAACGACGGCACCGACATGGTCCCCACCATCCTTTCTTCGCTGGCCGGGGGCATCGTGGGAGCCGTGGGAGAAAGCAAAGGCACCATCCTGCAATTGAACAACAGTTCAGGCCCGCTGGCCAGTGCTGTTACTACCTTCCGCGGAGATAAGCAGTCGTCACAAACTGGCAACGGCAAGCCCAAAGCCTACCTCAACTGGATACTGCTGGATGAGCAGCTTAAATATGTGGCGGCCAGCAGCGGTGCAGTGGCCGTGAGTGGCCCCAACCAGGTACTACCCATCGCTGCTTCCTTAATCCCTATGACCAAAAACGGATTTTTGTATATTTATGTGAGCAATGAAACTCAGAACTGGAATGTGTTCTTTGATAACCTGAGTATCAGGCATACTACCGGCCCCATCACCGAGGAAACGCATTATTATCCCTTTGGGTTGACCATGGCGGGGATATCTTCCAAAGCGGTAGGGAAATTGGATAATAAATACGAGTACAATGGCAAGGAGAAGCAGGAAAAAGAGTTCAGTGATGGCAGTGGACTGGAATGGTATGATTATGGAGCCAGGATGTATGATGCGCAGATCGGGAGGTGGCATGTGATAGATCCTGCAATTGAGAATAATCACTATAATAATACTCCTTATGCATATGTATACAATGATCCTATAAAACTTATTGATCCTGACGGAAGAGATACAACACAACGCAATAACGCCATAAGAAAAGCACAAGAATACGTAGATAAAAAAGCAGCAGGGAATCAGTACGATATGGGGGCTAAAGGAAAGCCTGGAGAAAAAGTCGATTGTTCAGGTTTAGTATCTGGCTGTGTTTTAGCTGGAGGTGAATCTAATCCAAACAGTGGAGACAAAACTTCTGGTGTTTTAAATATTGAGAGCAATACAAAGAAAGTTGAAGAAAAAGATGTTACTGCAGGTAATATTGTAACATTCCATTTTGAAACTGGGTATCCTTATCATACAGGGCTTGTAACAGATGTAACTAAAGACAGAAATGGCAATATTACCAGCATGGAAATGATAGATTCACATGGCGGTGTCGGCCCCGAAAAACGAACAATCACTTCGGCCGATACAAAATTATGGGGAGGAATAAATGGCTTTTATAAATGGGACTCGAAACCAGATGCCAAAGGAAATGAAAATCAAAATGAAGAGTCTGCTCGCTTGCTTCGGATGGCTAATTATGTTGAAGGCAAAGGGTTAAAAAATGCTGGTGCTTACCTAAGGAAAGAAGCTGAAAAGGCCAGAAATAAGTAAATGTATTAGCATAAATATTAAAACCATCTACTACAATGAAGTTTTTTAGTCTCTTATTATTTACTCTACTTTTTACTGGGTGTGTAAATGCACCAAATCAAGCTTCGGACAACTTATTAGACTCCATAGAAAACAGTGATAGTGTATTGCCTGTGAAACCTGTAATTGATACATCACAGGAGGACCATGAACTCGATGATATTATTAAGAAGTATACATTAATGTATGACGACCCTATTTATATCGATTCTTCATATATCATTTCAAAGGACACTTTCAAGATTACTATGAAGCATTATTGTCTAAGAGACAGTGCAATAACAGTTCCTAATAAATATGTTGAAGTTTATAAGCTTAACAACTTCGTTACCCACAATTTTAATACCATACTTACCATTAAAAAAAATGGTGTAACAGTTACTGAAAAGAACATTACAAAATCGGATTTTGAAAATTATCTGGAAGAGAATTTGAGAAATTACGGTGTTCTCTTATATCCCGAAGTCGAAACAATGGATAGTACTGTCAAAATAAATTATAGTATATCAATTCCGCTTACAGATATTGGCATTGGCGTTAGTGTAATGGTAGATAAATATGGCAATGCTAATTTCAAATCATCAAACTAATCTTGATACTTTAGCAAAAGGAAGAATGTACCCGTCTCATGTATGGGTATCCTCAACTTTACAGCGCAGGGGTTACCTGCGCTTTTTTATTGACCCGAATTATTCGGCATACTGTAATACGATCCCATACTGCCCCTACCGTATGACTAAAACATCTTGACTTAGTCACCAGCTTCCCACTGGCGCAAGGTGTGTCACGAAAGAAAGGAAGTTGGATAAGTTCTTTTCCATGCTGTAGATAAGATGGTGGTGGGCCCACCGCACACGCTGTACAGGCGGAGTGTGCAAACCACCTTAATGATGCTGTAGATAAAAAAGCTATGGTATTGAGCGATTAAGGAAAAGGCGTCTATAGGCGTCAGGTGCGTGTAAAGAAGCTGAATGCAAATGAACCGTTATAGAATTGTCGAAATAGTACCTACTTGTCAAAACTGTATAAATCTTGCGGATACAGGATAATTGTAGCGGATAACCTGTTAACCGGCTACAAGGCAGGCGGCAAAAAGACGGCAGGAGCTTTACACAGGCTTATCTAGGGAACGTGAGAGGCTGTCGTAGTGATGTGCCGGAGTGCTCAGCATGAATCCCGCCGGAGGCGGGAGACTGTTCAATGAATATTCTACAGTTCATAGTGCTGCTCAATCATGCCGCAGGCATGAGAAGCATTACGAAGCGTCGGACAAAGCCATAGTAGCGAAGACATGCTGCGAAAGCAGTAAAGAGCGAAGGGCTTTGGTTATCCCGGTAATACTAATTGGACACAACCATTAAAACAATGGGATGACGAACAACGAACTTACCAAATCATTACCTGTGAGCAAACAGATGGTATGGGAAGCCTGGCTGCAGGTAAAGCGAAATGGAGGGAGTGCTGGAATAGACAAAGAAAGCATCAGGATGTTTGATGTCAACCTGTCTGGAAACCTGTACAAACTCTGGAATCGTTTGAGCAGCGGAAGCTATTTTCCACCACCGGTGCGCACAGTGTATATACTTAAAAAGCAAGGAGGCAAAAGACCATTAGGCATCCCTACTGTAACCGATCGTATTGCGCAAACGGTAGTAAAGCAGTATGTAGAACCAATGCTTGATCAACAGTTCCATCCAGGTTCATATGGCTACCGCCCGGGAAAGAGTGCACATGATGCAGTGGAGCAGTGTCGGCAAAACTGCCGGCAATATGCATGGGTAATAGATATAGATATCAAAAGTTATTTTGATAATATCAGCCATGCCATGTTAAAGCAACTGCTACAGGCCTATATCAGGGACAAATGGGTGTTAATGTACATAGAAAGATGGCTGCAGGCCGGAGTGGAGCAGGAAGATGGAAGTATTACAACCAGGGAGAAAGGGACACCTCAGGGTGGAGTAGTCAGTCCATTGATAGCCAACTTATATCTGCATGAATGCCTGGACAAGTGGATGTTGGAAGAAAACCGGAACAATCCGTTTGAACGTTATGCCGATGATATAGTAGTACACTGTGACAGTAAGGAAGCGGCGGAAAAGCTATTGGAGTCTATACGGATACGGATGGGATTGTATGGATTGGAGTTGCACCCCGAAAAGACAAAAATAGTATACTGTAAAGACTATCGCAGAGACAAGGAGCACGACAACAGGAGCTTTACCTTTCTGGGATTTGATTTTCAACCCCGAATGCGGAAGAGCAATCGTGGTGGCCGGTTTCTGTGTTTCCTGCCAGCTATTAGCAAGGCGGGTAAGAAGAAAATACGGGGGGAAATGCAAGCTGTTTTACTGATAAAGGATACAGAGCAAACAATTGAGGACATAGCAGGAAGGTTGAACAGTAAATTGCGGGGATGGATAAACTACTATGGAAAGTATGAAAAGTGGGAAACGTACGAGGTGCTGTGGTATCTGAACAAGCGGCTGGTGAAATGGGTAAAGAATAAATACCGGTTAACAGGCTTAAATGATGGCGTGAAGAAGTACAGGGAACTGAAGTTAGCTACCCCAAAATTATTCTACCACTGGCGATTAGGTATAAACTGATTACGGGATAACAAGAGCCGTATGACGGGAGACTGTCACGTACGGTTCTGTGAGCGGGTAGGGCTGTAATGCCCTGCTCTACTCGACGATGCAGAGTTGGCATTGAGGGCGGCGTACTTGTGCCTGGCTAGTATATCCTTAATACTCGATCTACCATAGTTAGCTGCCACCCATTGGCGGCATCCCATACCTCCCAGGGAGAGCACCCATATATGAGCCATAGTCCTTCCGTACCGCGAGGGTATTAAAGGCGCAGGTTCATAAATATTGCCTTCAGGCAAAACAACAATCTTAATCAGCGCCTGGAAGAAATTTGTGGCAAATTTAGTCATTTATGTCCATTTCAGTCACCTACACACCTAAACTCAATTACTTATTCAATCAATCCGCCCTGGCGCAACAATATAGCCTGTTTTATGTGATATCTCTGCAATGGATATAAAACCGGTTCACTGGCTTAAGAGGATATTAAACCGGTAAAAGACCGGCCTGCGAAAGAGCACATTCCAGACACTTTGTATCATTTCGGACATTTAAACCATATCCGGCCAACCTCATTTGGGTAGCATGCTTTTTTTGATTAAGCTTGTACGATGCTTACAGAACGACATCCATGAGAAAAAACCATATCGTTATCCGCTTAATTTGGCAGGATCAGAAAAAGACCTTGGATGGATAACGCGAAGACGGTATATCGACGGTGTATGGATGATGGATAGATAGTGTATGAATATATCATACCTGGCTAAAACGAGCAGTTTTTACAAAAACAGCAGGGCTACTGGTGCCCTTACATCAATACAACACATCATAAGGTTTCAGCCCGTTCTACTTCCTCCCAAAAACATCAAAAACCCGCCAGCAAAATAATGCGGCATGCCGGCCCCTGCCTGGGCACAGCTGGGCCCACCCAACTCACCTATTCATTGAAAAAAATGCTACAGTAGATCACATCCTTAAAACCATAAAGCAGCTTTCCCCCTCGTTGCCCATTGCCTTATTGCCTCGCTGCCTTTCCCCCGCCCACCAGCCGCCAAAAACGGTTCGGCATAAAGCTTCAGTACCAATCAGCATCCGTACATCCCGCACCAGCTTCGGTAGCGAAGATCGGCTGATATAATCCGCGCATTTATTCCGCTTCCTTTTTGGCCTTGCGCTCATGCCGCATTGAATACTGCAGGCAGCTTTTGCTGTTATTTTTTCATTTTTAATTGTTTTGTTATGAAGTATTACCTCGTCGCTTCCACTTCCTGCTCTATGGTGGGCATTGAGCAGTGCACCGTTTTCGTTGTGGGCCCTTCGCGGCAGGCGGCCTTTGAAAGGCAGTACAAAGGCCGCATCCTCATGGTCAGCACCAGCCGCCAGGCCTTGCCTCCCGTGCCCGGCCGCGTCTATCACTAAGGGCTTCGGCCCTTTTTCTATTTCCGTCACCATCATCTCCACCTCGTTGCCTTCTAGCCTCGATGCCTCGTTGCCTTCCCCAATCCACTCCACCACCCGCATCGCGCCTCCCTTCACCAACTTAACCGTTTCACCCACCAGCTGATAAAACGCAATGCCCACCAGCCAGAAACAGCCCTGCTCATCCACTGGCGGAATCTCCTGCTCCACGCAAAAGCCAGCTCCTGCCGCACGTCCCATCACACAAAGCGGCCCTTCCTGTATGTCCCGGACAAACCTTCTCTTGTCAAAATCGATTGTCAGCAGGCAGCTTACCAACCGGTAATGCGTAGCTTCCACCGGTATGCTTTTCTTCTTCCGCAGCCGGAATGCCGGGATATCAATTTTCACTTTACCTGCTTCCCGGCTAAGATGATTGGCCGTATTGAAAGGAAGCACATCATCCAGTTCCCTGTCCACATGGAACTCAAATCCTGCCAGCCCCGAAAAGTCCCCCGCGCTCATTGTCCGTTCTCCCTTGTCATGTATGCGATCACCCATGATCACATCATGCAGCCAGCCAACCATGCGGCTGCTCAACCGCTGATTGTTCACACCAGCTAGCACCGGCCCCATCGCCTGGCGAAAGAGCTTCGAAGCAGCCGCAGCCCGTCCGAACTCCGCCGCATTGCGCCGCGTATTGAGGAAGTTGGCGCCATGCTTCATGGCATGTGCGCTGGGACTTCCTTTCTCCTTTACCTGCTTGCCATACCCATTCGTAAAGTAAGTTTGTCCTCCAATCGATCCATGGATCTCTATATTCGATACATACCTGGCCATACACGTTGATTTTTATTGAATGTATCATCATTGCTCACCATCACCAAATGGCCGCTGTCGCACCCTGGCCTGCATTGTCGCCTGGTGTCGCAATGAATTGTTAAATCTTGTACAGACTAAAATTACAGCTCCATAGTGCCGGTTCCTAACCCTTTGGGATACCACCTGGAACACCCTGTGATAAGATCTGGGACACCCCTTGATGAACGGTAACACCGGCGATTCGCCCGCCCCAGGCGGCACCCATCCCGCTCCATAGAAAGGGCTTTCCGGGGGGCAGCACCCGGCTCTTTCCCATATCATTTCCTGATCACCGGGTGGTGCATGCCCCATCAGGGCCATAGTAGTTCCCGGGTCAGTCCTGGGTTCTCCGTGGTTAAGTCCGGGTCAGCAGTAAAGCAACAGTAAAGGAACAGTGAAGCAATAGTATCACTTCAGTACTCAAATGCAGGCGCAATGCGGATTTGTATTGTTTCTGATCGGCGAATGCACACCCCTGGCGGGTTTGATCGAAACAGAAGAATTGAAGACAGACAGGTATTCCATAAAAAATTATTCCCTTATTCAATGTACGAAATATGCCTCAATAAGCTAGCCAAAGACGAAAATATAAGCAGCCAGATTAAAACCCGAAGTAGTGGGGCCAGAAGAGTATATCTTCCCATCCATCCCACCAATCCAATAAATCCCGGTTCAGACAAAAATAGCCCCGCTCTCTCAAGCGGGGCCATTCCATACAAATATCAGATCAATACAGGTAATTACAAACTCCTCTGTACCTATCATACAGTTGAATGTTTAAAAATAAACTACATCGCCGTCAGACCCTAACAGCTTCGACTTTTAAAGTCAGCTCCTCATCCCGTCCAAATCCTGCCTTTCATTCCCCGCTGCATCCGGACCCTTGTCCTGTTTGCCTGGTGGCTGGCACACCAGGCCTTTCATTGATCACAGTGGTGAAAACGAAAACCAGTGGCAATAGCCCTCAGCCGGTAGCTATCTGCAAAAGCAAATAGCAAAGAGCTGAAATGGTAAAAGCTACTGCTAAAACCCAACCGCTTGTAGCCAACAGCTAAAAAAACTAGTCCCGCCACAACTTGTCCCGCCACAGCGGGCGCTCGCAGCTCTAAGCTCGTGGCTCAAAGCTTGCTTTCAGTGTTGCACAACACTTAGTTCCATCAACCATGCTTAGAGGCCTCGTCCACATGGTCAATTGCTTTGGTAACTGTTCCACACAAACATACGATAGCCGGATACCCGTTTCCAAATGCGAAGTGGGCGTTTCCGCAATCTTCGTTTGTTTGCAGGCATAATGGTTGTTTTTTCAACCATTATGCATCGATTCGCATGAAGATTTCGGAAACTGTCATAACGCATTTGGAAATGGCCTTGCTGATATAGTACGTTTGCAATGAGCCAGAAGGCAAGGTGACAAAAACAACAGCGACTAATAATCAGTACAAGACAAAATCAATAATCACCTGCCCTTCATTATGGCTACAGCATAGCTTCAGTATACCTTCAGTATGGATAGAGTATGCTAATAGCGACAAACACAAAAACAGCCACTTTTCGCAGAGACTGAGAGGGAAGCTGGCGCCTCCCACCCAAGGCAATACCCAAACACCACTAGAGATCCGCATCCATACCCTTTGATCAGGCAACCAGATAAAGAGCTGGGATAATTCCCCCCTGCTTTCATCAACCCTATCAACTTAAAGTTATCATGTCCCCTTGATAAAGCGTAAATCCTACACACAAAAATCAAGCGTTCAACCGCTAATCCCTGCGCAAACGGTTGCACTTCAACATTCCTTGCTAAATTGTTTTAGTCAAGGCAAAATAGGTTAAAGAAAAGTTAAGTTCTGCGTAAGTTTATCATGTGAATACCCCTACCTTTAAGGCTCAAACCAAACTTACTGTAATGATGAAAAAGTTCTTTTTATCATGTGTGTTGCTATGCCTGTCCCTTTGTATGCTGGGACAGGAAGTAATGATCACAGGAGTCATTTCCGATGCCAAAGGCGCACCCCTCCCGGGTGTAAGTATTAAGATCAAAGGCACCGAAAGAGGCGTTACCACCAATGACAAAGGTTTCTTCTCGATCCCAACCAAGGTCAATGATGTACTTGAAATATCCTACGTAGGATATGCTCCACAAACCGTTAAGGTCGTCAACGAACGCCCACTCTCCATCAAGTTAGCCGAGTCAAACAGCAATCTTACCGAAACAGTCGTCATCGGTTACCAGAAAGTAACCCGTAAGAAAAATACCGCCGCTATTTCCAGCATTTCCGGGAAAGAACTGGCCAACCTGCCTGCTGCCAGCTTTGACCAATTACTCCAGGGACGGCTTTCCGGGGTAAACGTGCAGAACTTCAGCGGCGCTCCCGGCGCTACACCCTCTGTAAGCGTTCGCGGTAGTTCACTCATTACTTCAGCTTACGATGAAAATACCGTACTCAATACGCCTTTATATGTAGTCGATGGGGTTCCCCAGCCTACCGAAACTTATGTAGGTCCAGGTACCGGTACCGGCATGAACTACCTCGGTGGTGTAAACCCCAACGATATTGAATCCATTGATGTATTAAAAGATGCCTCCGCAGCAGCCATCTACGGTTCCCGCGCAGCCAATGGGGTGATCCTCATCACTACCAAAAAAGGAAGAAGCGGTGCACCCAAAGTGATCGTATCCGGTTACGCCGGTATTGTTCAGCGCCCTGAATTGCGCGATGTAACACTCGGGGTAGCAGAAAGAAGAGCCAAGATGGACATCCTACTGAAGCAACTCGAACCTTCCCAAAAAAGAGGCCTGCCCTACCTGCTCACAGATAGCCTCAACCCCGCTTTTAATGGCAATACCGACTGGCAGGATATGTTTTACCAATCTGGAAGTATTAAAAGTGCCGACCTCAGCCTGAGCGGCGGAAGTGATGGCGGTACCAACTATCGTTTCAGCACCAATTATTACGATGAAAAGGGTATCATCAAGGCCACCGGCTTCAAGAGATACACCATGAGGCTCAACCTGGGCGCCCGTACTTTGGGCGGCAAGCTCGAGATCAACCCCATCATCAACTATTCCCGTACCGACAAGTCACGTGGTAATGGTGATGGCAACAGCCCCATCAGCCTGGGTGCCGGCAACATGCCGACCTCCCTTTTTAACCTCGATCCCAATAAAAAAGCCTTCCTACTGGGACAATATGAGGACAACCTCGACAAAAACATCAGCAACCAGTTCAACTTTACCTTGAACCTTGGATATAATTTCAATAGTCACTTAAGGCTCACCTCACTCACTTCCTATATCTATAGGAATGCCCGCCGCGACTACAACCGCACCAGCGAACTGATGAATGACAATGGAAACTACTCCTACACATTCTCCGACAATGGTGTAACCATTATGTCGTCCAACTACCTGAGCTATGTGAACAGCTTTGGAAAGCACAACCTCAGTGTGGTAGGCGGTCAGGAATTTACTTATGATCAATATCAATATACCACCGCCTCCGGTTCAGGTGGTGCATCTGACCAGATCC encodes:
- a CDS encoding DUF6443 domain-containing protein; the protein is MPQAPYTTTLKVNYIRTWDALAPEQNPATLMNRNLQDVLQSTTYVDGLGRPIQTVVKKGSLVTNPANPSSSTSATDFVSTIVYDAFGREQYQYLPFAANNAGGNTSLSDGLFKNNPLQQQIQFYNTQLSGQTGETNIGSNNLNWAYSQTNFEASPLNRVQESFSPGVSWVGSSSQAAENDRRSVKAKYYFNTITDSVKIWEITDVVNDFGTFAVTGAYAAGELYKNITADEQGKQVIEFKDKEGQLILKKMQNTATADNGSGSGYTGWLCTYYIYDDLNRLRAVIQPRGVEHIAPAAFNASTVALILGGQCFRYEYDARNRMIRKKVPDGGEVRMVYDARDRLVLTQDRNMRLGYKGWMYTQYDNLNRPVATGFIPDLTNYDNLAFHTSAAWSSTNYPDLNNYVEEEYTNTFYDNYTWLSNYSTTLNATYDINYDSYLLSPSASYPYPQANTPTSLFTGMVTGTRTRVVGNTVSYLYSLNIYDEKGRIIQTKATNITGGQDATTTQYAWNGQPLVIVQKQQKAGVNPQTHTTITKLTYDDLGRLLTTKKAVNSTINSQNISKPEQVIASHEYDALGQLKKKTLSPTGGAAGGPLETLTYDYNIRGWMLGSNRNYAKDSNSTTNYFGFDLAYDKKALSVNGVSDPYADNLFNGNIAGMLWKSGGDNPVRRYDFTYDAVNRLTNAYFKQFTGSTFNLNAGIDFSATGLSYDANGNILTMNQRGWKPGGSVVIDSLLYNYYAHSNKLLNVIDRVNDTATKLGDFRASGLYMQTLPGGKTNSTVDYTYEANGHLASDRNKDMENGIAYNQLQLVRYVQVKAPGGGNKGGITYTYDALGNKLKKEVQETGKPLKTTLYLGGAVYENDTLQFLGHEEGRLRYTKRRFTNGDSAYQFQYDYFLKDHLGNVRMVLTEQTDTTQYLASMETAYRTKEEQLFYNIAQTAVAKSSVPGGYPSNPNPITSPNDIVAKVSADGNKIGPAIVLKVMSGDKVDVSVSHFYSSVGSYNDGTDMVPTILSSLAGGIVGAVGESKGTILQLNNSSGPLASAVTTFRGDKQSSQTGNGKPKAYLNWILLDEQLKYVAASSGAVAVSGPNQVLPIAASLIPMTKNGFLYIYVSNETQNWNVFFDNLSIRHTTGPITEETHYYPFGLTMAGISSKAVGKLDNKYEYNGKEKQEKEFSDGSGLEWYDYGARMYDAQIGRWHVIDPAIENNHYNNTPYAYVYNDPIKLIDPDGRDTTQRNNAIRKAQEYVDKKAAGNQYDMGAKGKPGEKVDCSGLVSGCVLAGGESNPNSGDKTSGVLNIESNTKKVEEKDVTAGNIVTFHFETGYPYHTGLVTDVTKDRNGNITSMEMIDSHGGVGPEKRTITSADTKLWGGINGFYKWDSKPDAKGNENQNEESARLLRMANYVEGKGLKNAGAYLRKEAEKARNK
- the ltrA gene encoding group II intron reverse transcriptase/maturase; this encodes MTNNELTKSLPVSKQMVWEAWLQVKRNGGSAGIDKESIRMFDVNLSGNLYKLWNRLSSGSYFPPPVRTVYILKKQGGKRPLGIPTVTDRIAQTVVKQYVEPMLDQQFHPGSYGYRPGKSAHDAVEQCRQNCRQYAWVIDIDIKSYFDNISHAMLKQLLQAYIRDKWVLMYIERWLQAGVEQEDGSITTREKGTPQGGVVSPLIANLYLHECLDKWMLEENRNNPFERYADDIVVHCDSKEAAEKLLESIRIRMGLYGLELHPEKTKIVYCKDYRRDKEHDNRSFTFLGFDFQPRMRKSNRGGRFLCFLPAISKAGKKKIRGEMQAVLLIKDTEQTIEDIAGRLNSKLRGWINYYGKYEKWETYEVLWYLNKRLVKWVKNKYRLTGLNDGVKKYRELKLATPKLFYHWRLGIN
- a CDS encoding SusC/RagA family TonB-linked outer membrane protein gives rise to the protein MMKKFFLSCVLLCLSLCMLGQEVMITGVISDAKGAPLPGVSIKIKGTERGVTTNDKGFFSIPTKVNDVLEISYVGYAPQTVKVVNERPLSIKLAESNSNLTETVVIGYQKVTRKKNTAAISSISGKELANLPAASFDQLLQGRLSGVNVQNFSGAPGATPSVSVRGSSLITSAYDENTVLNTPLYVVDGVPQPTETYVGPGTGTGMNYLGGVNPNDIESIDVLKDASAAAIYGSRAANGVILITTKKGRSGAPKVIVSGYAGIVQRPELRDVTLGVAERRAKMDILLKQLEPSQKRGLPYLLTDSLNPAFNGNTDWQDMFYQSGSIKSADLSLSGGSDGGTNYRFSTNYYDEKGIIKATGFKRYTMRLNLGARTLGGKLEINPIINYSRTDKSRGNGDGNSPISLGAGNMPTSLFNLDPNKKAFLLGQYEDNLDKNISNQFNFTLNLGYNFNSHLRLTSLTSYIYRNARRDYNRTSELMNDNGNYSYTFSDNGVTIMSSNYLSYVNSFGKHNLSVVGGQEFTYDQYQYTTASGSGGASDQIQVVQGFQQLKIGAYSDYQAYGLLSYYGRMAYDFDGKYLLSGSVRTDGSSRFGEDNKWGFFPSASAAWIMTEESWMKGITNTFSMIKLRASLGTSGAMPNENYLQYNLYNVNDVPFNGNDRAGTYNSITAVTPNFYNGAAQKGLSWERSKQWNIGTDVEIQNGKYSASLDFYNKENSFGLFSVLLPVTSGYDVAKTNSIGVRNYGVELTLAANLLPSKSELKWFSRLNIGFNKNKIMNLPNGGRDLVLNGDRFDKNHILSVGSPINAFYLYKTLGVYATDKDVPVNPFTGGLFRNPNGEYRAGDFQFADLDGDYLIDVFNEGLNPDKMPVGDPNPKVTGGITNNFTWKNLSLSVFCTFTFGRDVLNLFKSDRFANSQDGSANYNFARFSIADLNKYNIWREPGDKAEYAKYDLGSYRYYYTSAQTFFLEKGDYFRVKSIILGYDLSRNLLSKFKIDRFKVFGSIDNVAMFQRSKDLPDAEAVNSYGEYSGAGYPIPRKFTLGLEVQF